One window of the Rhodothermales bacterium genome contains the following:
- a CDS encoding ABC transporter ATP-binding protein — MTSSTPILTVDGVTRRHAKGLPPVVRDLSFSVREGEMFALLGPSGCGKTSFLRVLAGFDAPEAGTITCQGKVLNRDGTYRVPAEKRGIGFVFQDYALFPHLTVAENVAFGIRKDPDRASDVAYLLDAVGLHGLGQRFPHELSGGQQQRVAIARTLAPRPSLVLLDEPFSNLDARLRQSTRSEIRAILKRFGITAIMVTHDQEEALSFADRVAVMRDGHIQQVGQPEEIYYRPRTPFVAQFLGLTNLILGDADGTRAKTTFGEIALNEQARGQTWISMRPEHLTLVPSGRVTPGDAETGTIVRREFKGHDITFTVRVGSTDVLVHTDNRFSNEVGDQVRITALEPGIVLHDEPPAVCP; from the coding sequence GTGACTTCATCCACACCCATATTGACGGTGGACGGCGTTACCCGCCGGCACGCGAAAGGATTGCCGCCGGTGGTCCGGGATTTGTCGTTCTCGGTCCGGGAAGGGGAGATGTTCGCCTTGCTGGGGCCCTCGGGGTGTGGCAAGACCAGCTTCCTCCGCGTCCTGGCAGGATTCGATGCGCCGGAGGCGGGCACCATCACGTGTCAGGGAAAGGTCCTGAACCGGGATGGGACGTACCGGGTGCCTGCGGAGAAGCGGGGGATCGGCTTCGTGTTCCAGGACTATGCGCTCTTCCCCCACCTGACGGTGGCCGAGAACGTGGCCTTCGGGATCCGGAAGGATCCGGACCGAGCCAGCGACGTGGCCTATCTGCTGGACGCGGTGGGTCTACACGGGCTGGGTCAGCGTTTTCCACACGAGTTGTCGGGTGGGCAGCAGCAGCGGGTCGCCATTGCACGCACACTCGCCCCACGACCGTCGCTCGTCCTGTTGGATGAGCCGTTCTCCAACCTGGACGCCCGGTTGCGGCAAAGTACCCGATCCGAGATCCGCGCCATCCTCAAGCGATTCGGGATTACGGCCATCATGGTCACCCACGATCAAGAGGAGGCGCTCTCGTTCGCGGACCGGGTGGCGGTCATGCGTGACGGCCACATCCAACAAGTGGGGCAACCGGAAGAGATCTACTACCGTCCCCGGACGCCGTTCGTGGCCCAGTTCCTGGGTCTGACCAACCTGATCCTCGGGGATGCGGACGGCACGCGGGCGAAGACGACTTTTGGCGAAATTGCGTTGAATGAACAGGCCCGGGGGCAGACCTGGATCTCCATGCGCCCGGAGCACCTCACGCTGGTCCCCTCCGGCAGGGTGACGCCAGGTGATGCCGAAACGGGCACGATCGTGCGGCGGGAATTCAAGGGCCACGACATCACCTTCACGGTCCGTGTCGGGTCCACCGATGTGCTGGTCCACACGGACAACCGGTTCTCCAATGAGGTCGGTGACCAGGTCCGCATTACCGCTCTGGAGCCCGGAATCGTGCTGCACGACGAACCTCCCGCGGTCTGTCCGTGA
- a CDS encoding iron ABC transporter permease — protein sequence MPGILVAAGVLLPVAYLVVRAATTPPELAVDLLLRMRNLRLLGNTVLLAIGVLALTTAVALPLAWLATRSALPGRRLITLLGVLPLSIPGYVMAWVLLAATGRYGTAAQLIGLELPRLTGYGGALLALSVYTFPYLFLNLRSALLGLDVSLEESARVLGMNERQVFRRIVLPQLKPAWLAGSLLIVLHVLGDFGVVSLMRFETFSYAIYLQYTGAFDRMYAAWLALMLLGLTASLLWVDARALKNTFLARRGPGVGRAGYVRELGGWAWVAWPFLLTVATVSLFVPVGTLLHWTWTGIQSGHSALLPSVVGSISAALPASALTVMLALPVAWAGVRMKSWPVRWLDRLTYLGYAIPPLALALGVIFLSLALFPAVYQTTVLLVAVLSLHFLAEAMGPIRSAFFRTNPAIEESARLLGRTPLAAFRETVLPVIRPGIVASLAFVFLSVMKELPLSFLLSPVGFESLALNVWGYTNEAMYAQAAPHALLIVLFSALFVGLLLNREVKRSPNILPPPLT from the coding sequence GTGCCCGGCATCCTGGTGGCGGCAGGTGTGCTGTTGCCGGTGGCCTATCTCGTCGTCCGGGCGGCAACCACGCCCCCGGAACTGGCGGTGGACCTGCTGCTGCGCATGCGGAACCTGCGTTTGCTGGGCAATACGGTCCTCCTGGCCATCGGTGTCCTGGCGCTCACGACCGCTGTCGCCCTGCCCCTGGCCTGGCTGGCCACACGGTCGGCGCTTCCAGGCAGGCGTTTGATTACGCTTCTCGGGGTGCTTCCGCTGTCCATTCCCGGGTATGTCATGGCCTGGGTGCTCCTGGCCGCCACGGGACGGTACGGCACAGCCGCGCAGTTGATCGGGCTGGAGTTGCCTCGTCTGACGGGATACGGGGGGGCGTTGCTGGCTCTGAGCGTCTACACTTTTCCGTATCTCTTCCTGAATCTGCGCTCGGCCCTGTTGGGATTGGATGTTTCGCTGGAGGAATCGGCCCGTGTCCTCGGGATGAATGAGCGCCAGGTATTCCGACGCATTGTCCTGCCGCAACTCAAACCCGCCTGGTTGGCCGGAAGCCTGCTCATCGTGCTGCATGTGCTGGGCGATTTCGGCGTCGTATCGCTCATGCGGTTCGAGACGTTCTCCTATGCCATTTACCTGCAATACACGGGTGCATTCGACCGGATGTATGCGGCTTGGCTGGCGCTCATGCTGCTGGGATTGACGGCCAGTCTGTTGTGGGTGGATGCACGCGCGCTGAAGAACACGTTCCTGGCGCGCCGGGGACCGGGTGTCGGGCGTGCGGGATACGTGCGGGAACTGGGCGGTTGGGCATGGGTGGCCTGGCCGTTCCTGCTGACCGTGGCCACGGTGAGTCTGTTCGTGCCGGTCGGCACACTGTTGCACTGGACCTGGACCGGGATCCAATCGGGGCATTCAGCCCTGTTGCCATCGGTCGTCGGCTCCATCAGTGCCGCACTGCCGGCCTCGGCGCTGACCGTGATGTTGGCCCTTCCGGTGGCTTGGGCGGGCGTCCGGATGAAATCCTGGCCGGTGCGCTGGCTGGATCGATTGACCTATCTGGGATACGCCATTCCCCCGCTGGCGCTTGCTTTGGGGGTCATCTTCCTTTCCCTGGCGTTGTTTCCGGCGGTGTACCAAACCACGGTGCTGCTGGTCGCGGTATTGAGCCTCCATTTCCTGGCCGAAGCCATGGGGCCCATCCGATCCGCCTTCTTCCGGACCAACCCGGCGATTGAGGAATCGGCCCGCCTCCTGGGACGGACCCCGCTGGCTGCGTTCCGCGAAACCGTCCTCCCGGTCATCCGACCCGGGATCGTCGCCTCGTTGGCGTTCGTATTCCTGTCGGTCATGAAGGAACTTCCACTCTCGTTCCTGCTTTCCCCGGTGGGCTTCGAGTCGCTCGCATTGAATGTGTGGGGGTATACGAACGAGGCCATGTATGCCCAGGCGGCACCCCATGCCCTCTTGATCGTGCTTTTTTCGGCCCTTTTCGTCGGACTGCTGCTGAACCGGGAAGTCAAGCGTTCCCCGAACATCCTTCCGCCTCCCCTGACGTGA
- a CDS encoding iron ABC transporter substrate-binding protein codes for MRIAAILALTAVFLTSCTSPDVTTLTVYSGRSQSLVQPLLDAFQAETGIEVEVRFGDTAQLAVALLEEGEQSPADLFWAQDAGALGAIQDAGLFAPLPDELTRRAGAGFSASDGAWVATSGRARVLAWSSDRLEAEALPASILDLTDPRWAGRVGWAPTNGSFQAAVTAMRVELGEDATREWLMAMSAAGTKAYSNNRSIIEAIANGEIDLGLPNHYYLYRYKADDAAYPVEQTFFEPGDIGNLINVAGIGRLTSSGNAEAAERLIAYLLSDESQEFFARETFEYPVVEGIAPSTRIADYDRISDLKPDVRLENMRDLESTLTLLRSVGLL; via the coding sequence ATGCGTATTGCCGCTATCCTGGCCCTGACGGCCGTATTCCTGACCTCCTGCACGAGTCCCGATGTAACCACACTGACGGTGTATTCCGGTCGCAGCCAGTCGCTGGTGCAGCCACTCCTGGATGCCTTCCAGGCCGAAACCGGAATTGAAGTGGAGGTCCGGTTCGGGGATACCGCCCAGTTGGCGGTGGCGCTCCTGGAGGAAGGCGAGCAGTCGCCCGCCGACCTGTTCTGGGCCCAGGATGCCGGTGCGCTTGGTGCCATCCAGGATGCCGGATTGTTCGCACCCCTCCCGGACGAACTGACGCGACGGGCAGGCGCAGGTTTTTCCGCATCGGACGGTGCGTGGGTGGCCACCAGCGGTCGTGCCCGGGTCCTGGCCTGGTCCTCCGACCGGTTGGAAGCGGAGGCATTGCCGGCATCCATCCTGGATCTGACGGACCCACGGTGGGCCGGGCGTGTGGGATGGGCCCCCACCAACGGGTCATTCCAGGCCGCCGTAACGGCCATGCGCGTGGAGCTTGGCGAGGATGCCACACGCGAATGGCTGATGGCCATGTCCGCGGCCGGTACCAAGGCCTACAGCAACAACCGGAGTATCATCGAAGCGATTGCCAACGGTGAAATCGACCTGGGCCTTCCCAACCACTACTATCTCTACCGGTACAAAGCGGACGATGCGGCATATCCGGTGGAGCAGACGTTTTTCGAGCCGGGAGACATCGGCAATCTCATAAATGTGGCCGGAATAGGCCGATTGACGTCGAGTGGGAATGCCGAGGCTGCCGAACGGCTGATTGCGTATCTCCTGTCCGATGAATCCCAGGAATTCTTCGCCCGGGAAACGTTCGAGTACCCGGTGGTGGAGGGCATCGCCCCAAGCACCCGGATTGCCGATTACGATCGGATTTCGGACCTGAAACCCGATGTCCGCCTGGAGAACATGCGTGACCTGGAGAGCACACTCACGTTGCTGCGCTCGGTCGGGTTGTTGTAG
- a CDS encoding amidohydrolase family protein, whose amino-acid sequence MTAFFLALFLTFATQNAATAQVDTTFSVILSGGHVYGSPLPAGTVADIGIKGDRIAAIGDLSGADAARRLDVTGMVVAPGFIDSHSHATGSSPSGSALVQRPLAENYIRQGVTTVMGGQDGSSTLDIGGFLAWLDQDPAALNVGLLIGHGSIRGAVVGQDDRAATPEEMERMKSLVAKAMQDGAFGLSSGLEYTPGYFADAREVAVLAGPAAAAGGLYISHIRDEGGRLLESVREVIDVAAAAGIRAQVTHHKVIGKGRWGRSAESLALIDSARTAGLDVSSDQYPYTASSTGLTILFPAWAKDGGFEALVERLADPTTRARIRAEVSEHIRIERGADPATIVAAVCDFNPSLNGKSLADLLADRGLPVTVEGAADMAIELVEAGSCSGVFHSMSEEDVERIMQHEMTSISSDGGVPEFGSGVPHPRNYGTFARVLSRYVRERNLLDLETAIHKMTRLPAARYGIEDRGRLAVGLKADIAVFRAEDVRDTAEFGAPHAYAEGFVHVLVNGRPVLLEGKMTGLRPGQALRMAR is encoded by the coding sequence ATGACGGCCTTCTTTCTCGCGCTGTTTTTGACGTTTGCCACGCAGAACGCGGCGACCGCCCAGGTAGACACCACGTTTTCCGTAATCCTGTCCGGTGGCCATGTGTACGGCAGTCCCCTCCCGGCGGGAACGGTGGCCGATATCGGCATCAAGGGCGACCGGATTGCCGCCATCGGTGATCTGTCCGGCGCCGACGCCGCGCGGCGGCTGGACGTTACCGGGATGGTGGTGGCGCCGGGGTTCATTGACAGCCACAGCCATGCCACGGGCTCCAGTCCGTCCGGGAGTGCCCTTGTCCAACGCCCGTTGGCCGAGAACTATATCCGACAGGGCGTGACCACGGTCATGGGCGGGCAGGACGGATCGTCAACGCTCGACATCGGGGGCTTCCTGGCCTGGCTGGATCAGGACCCGGCCGCGCTGAACGTCGGGCTGCTCATCGGGCACGGATCCATCCGCGGAGCGGTGGTCGGCCAGGACGACCGGGCAGCCACGCCGGAGGAGATGGAGCGCATGAAGTCGCTGGTCGCCAAGGCCATGCAGGACGGGGCGTTCGGGTTGTCATCGGGATTGGAGTACACGCCGGGCTATTTCGCGGACGCCCGGGAAGTGGCCGTCCTGGCCGGGCCGGCCGCCGCGGCCGGAGGCCTCTACATCAGTCATATCCGGGACGAGGGCGGGCGCCTGCTGGAAAGCGTGCGGGAAGTCATTGACGTGGCCGCGGCGGCCGGCATCCGTGCCCAGGTGACGCATCACAAAGTCATCGGCAAGGGTCGGTGGGGTCGCAGTGCTGAATCCCTGGCCCTGATTGATTCCGCCCGGACCGCCGGGCTGGATGTGTCGAGCGATCAATACCCGTACACCGCATCGAGCACCGGCCTCACCATCCTGTTTCCGGCGTGGGCAAAGGACGGTGGGTTCGAAGCCCTGGTGGAGCGGTTGGCCGACCCGACGACCCGCGCCCGCATCCGGGCTGAGGTTTCCGAGCACATCCGCATTGAACGCGGTGCCGACCCCGCCACGATCGTGGCCGCCGTCTGCGACTTCAACCCCTCCCTCAATGGCAAGAGCCTGGCCGACCTCCTTGCCGACCGCGGCCTGCCGGTGACGGTGGAAGGCGCTGCGGATATGGCCATCGAACTGGTGGAGGCGGGAAGTTGCTCCGGGGTATTCCACTCCATGTCCGAGGAAGATGTGGAACGCATCATGCAGCACGAAATGACCAGCATCTCATCGGATGGCGGTGTCCCGGAGTTTGGATCCGGCGTTCCGCATCCCCGCAATTATGGTACGTTTGCCCGCGTTCTTTCCCGGTATGTGCGTGAGCGGAACCTGCTTGACCTGGAAACCGCCATCCACAAGATGACGCGACTGCCAGCCGCACGGTACGGCATTGAGGACCGGGGACGGCTCGCCGTCGGACTGAAGGCGGACATCGCCGTCTTCCGGGCTGAAGACGTCCGGGATACTGCTGAATTCGGAGCCCCCCACGCGTACGCCGAGGGTTTTGTCCATGTCCTGGTCAATGGCCGACCGGTGCTCCTGGAAGGGAAGATGACCGGCCTCCGACCCGGACAGGCACTTCGAATGGCACGTTAG
- a CDS encoding D-aminoacylase, translated as MSGLFLVLLLLLGGCVQPDHDVIIRGGTVYDGSGGAPYVADIAISGDSIAAIGMMPTETARREIDATGLAVAPGFINMLSWAAGRLERDGRSMSDIVQGVTVEVFGEGTSEGPVGGRSLAAWMDSLADAGISTNIASFVGAATVRVHELGYADRRPTPEELDRMKALVRQAMEDGALGLGSSLIYAPGFYADTQELIELSRVVAEYDGLYISHMRSEGNQLLEALDELLTIAREADVRAEVWHLKMAGESNWHKFDAVVERIEAARAEGMEVAANMYTYTAGSTGLDAAMPPWVQEGGDGAWRERLMDPDIRARVLEEMRTPTNEWENLYLAAGAEGTLIAGLRQDSLRYLTGRRLSEIAAERGQSPEDVAIDLVIHDSSRVEVVYFLMSEENVRKQIALPWMTFGSDAGSMAPEGNVLLSSQHPRAYGNFARLLGRYVRDEGLLSLEEAVRRLTSMPAERLRLAGRGQLTPGYLADVVVFDPATIQDHATFENPHQLSTGVHHVVVNGEIVLLDGQHTGAMPGRALRRAEKR; from the coding sequence GTGTCGGGCCTTTTTCTGGTGCTGCTCCTGTTGCTGGGCGGATGCGTCCAGCCGGATCATGACGTCATCATCCGTGGAGGCACGGTGTATGACGGCTCGGGAGGCGCGCCTTATGTGGCGGATATTGCCATTTCGGGGGATTCGATTGCCGCCATCGGGATGATGCCCACGGAGACCGCCCGCCGGGAGATCGATGCCACGGGCCTGGCGGTGGCACCCGGGTTCATCAACATGCTTTCCTGGGCAGCAGGTCGCCTGGAACGGGACGGCCGCAGCATGAGCGACATCGTGCAAGGGGTCACCGTGGAGGTGTTCGGCGAGGGCACGTCGGAGGGACCGGTGGGCGGACGCTCCCTGGCGGCCTGGATGGACAGCCTTGCCGACGCCGGAATTTCCACCAATATTGCTTCGTTTGTGGGCGCGGCGACGGTGCGCGTTCATGAACTGGGCTATGCGGACCGGCGGCCGACCCCGGAGGAGTTGGATCGCATGAAGGCTCTCGTGCGACAGGCCATGGAAGACGGCGCCCTGGGTCTGGGCAGTTCGCTGATCTATGCCCCCGGCTTCTACGCGGACACACAGGAGTTGATTGAACTCTCCCGCGTGGTTGCGGAATACGATGGGCTGTACATCTCGCACATGCGTTCCGAGGGCAACCAATTGCTGGAAGCCCTGGACGAATTGCTGACCATTGCCCGAGAGGCCGACGTGCGCGCCGAGGTCTGGCACCTGAAAATGGCCGGCGAGTCGAATTGGCACAAGTTCGACGCGGTCGTGGAACGGATTGAAGCGGCCCGGGCCGAAGGGATGGAGGTGGCCGCGAACATGTACACGTATACGGCCGGCTCCACCGGCCTGGACGCGGCCATGCCACCGTGGGTCCAGGAGGGCGGCGACGGGGCCTGGCGGGAGCGCCTCATGGATCCCGATATCCGCGCCCGGGTACTGGAAGAAATGCGGACCCCGACGAATGAGTGGGAAAACCTGTATCTGGCGGCAGGTGCCGAGGGTACGCTGATTGCCGGCCTCCGGCAGGATTCCTTGCGTTACCTGACGGGGCGTCGGTTGTCGGAAATCGCGGCCGAGCGCGGACAGAGTCCGGAGGACGTGGCCATCGACCTGGTCATCCACGACTCGAGTCGGGTCGAGGTGGTGTATTTCCTGATGTCCGAGGAGAACGTGCGGAAGCAGATTGCCCTGCCTTGGATGACCTTCGGATCGGATGCCGGTTCGATGGCACCGGAAGGCAATGTGCTCCTGTCCAGTCAGCATCCTCGGGCATACGGCAATTTCGCCCGGTTGTTGGGTCGGTATGTGCGGGATGAGGGTCTGTTGTCCCTGGAAGAGGCCGTCCGGCGCCTCACGTCCATGCCTGCCGAACGCCTGCGCCTGGCGGGTCGGGGGCAATTGACTCCCGGCTATCTGGCGGATGTCGTTGTCTTCGACCCGGCTACCATCCAGGACCATGCGACGTTCGAGAACCCTCACCAGTTGTCGACCGGCGTGCACCATGTTGTGGTGAACGGTGAAATCGTCCTGCTGGACGGCCAACACACGGGAGCCATGCCCGGCCGGGCGCTGCGCCGGGCCGAGAAGCGCTGA
- a CDS encoding SDR family NAD(P)-dependent oxidoreductase, translated as MYNLKDRIVFVTGASSGIGRATAVAAGQAGADVIVAARRSGRLDELVGFLQDEVGVRALAVQMDVTDREGVRSAVAALPPEWMAVDVLVNNAGKALGLATSFETTAEHLDGMLDTNVKGLLYVTQAVLPGMLERGRGHVINIGSTAGHWVYPGGTVYCASKHAVHALNEGLKMDVHGTPVRVSAVSPGLVETEFSIVRFEGDSDRADSVYANMTPLTPEDVADAILWCATRPPHVNISEVLMMCVDQSHATLVNRKSK; from the coding sequence ATGTACAACCTGAAAGATCGAATTGTGTTCGTGACCGGTGCAAGTTCCGGCATCGGCCGTGCCACGGCGGTCGCCGCCGGACAGGCCGGAGCCGACGTCATCGTGGCGGCTCGGCGGTCGGGACGGCTGGACGAACTCGTGGGCTTCCTGCAGGACGAAGTCGGTGTTCGTGCGCTCGCGGTGCAGATGGATGTCACGGACCGGGAGGGCGTGCGCTCGGCGGTCGCGGCTTTGCCGCCGGAGTGGATGGCCGTTGATGTGCTGGTGAACAACGCGGGTAAGGCGCTGGGGCTGGCAACCAGCTTCGAAACCACCGCCGAGCATCTGGACGGCATGCTCGATACGAATGTGAAGGGGTTGCTGTACGTTACGCAAGCCGTGCTGCCCGGTATGCTGGAGCGCGGTCGGGGACACGTCATCAACATCGGCTCGACGGCCGGGCACTGGGTCTACCCCGGTGGGACGGTCTATTGCGCATCGAAACACGCCGTACACGCCCTGAATGAGGGGCTCAAGATGGACGTCCATGGCACCCCGGTCCGCGTATCGGCCGTAAGTCCGGGTCTCGTGGAGACGGAGTTCTCGATCGTACGGTTCGAAGGGGATTCGGATCGTGCGGACAGCGTGTATGCGAACATGACGCCCTTGACGCCCGAAGATGTGGCCGATGCCATCCTGTGGTGCGCGACCCGTCCTCCCCACGTGAACATCAGTGAGGTCCTGATGATGTGTGTCGATCAGTCCCATGCCACCCTGGTCAACCGGAAATCGAAATGA
- a CDS encoding choice-of-anchor B family protein, with translation MHTNWTPDATVRGLLFAVATLLGVIFPMAAGTAYPTMAQSQACVDGKAGVHGCENVDLRARLDRSALGLDPGVRLNDLWAWEDAVSGRAFALVGTMAGITFVDVTQPDTPRVVGHLPRTPGSGTTTWRDMKVIGHHMFVVADGSASASHGMQVFDLTALRTAGPAPQTFQASTTYTGIGAAHNVVANASTNLIVIVGANGGGTTCGGGLHLVDVSDPMNPSFAGCFTDGSSRRGYSHDAQCVVYDGPDTAHRNRDICVGYNEDRIVISDVTDRQSPRTVGVASYPGSAYIHQGWFTDDHRYLIQNDELDENAFGHTTRTRVFDVSDLDDPVLLSTFSSPNASIDHNLYVKDNLVFQANYSSGLQILDISDPANPVRSGWFDTYPADNNANFNGAWSVYPWLSNGTVLVSDRDNGLFVLEATEQGLTTVDHLEFEARSTTIRLTGRIASVRAPASLELRVGRYAGYTTESRLDVTTTGPFTFSVPDLEPGRYPVQLVLVELDGRETIMAEDILFVLPESLVLQDPFPNPATSSTRVTVLSKVDQHVRVALFDARGREVEVLMDSPMSALSEAALSVDTSSLAAGLYYVRAMGDGMDLVRTVVVAR, from the coding sequence ATGCACACGAACTGGACACCTGACGCGACCGTTCGCGGATTGCTTTTCGCGGTGGCGACGTTGCTCGGCGTGATCTTCCCGATGGCGGCCGGGACGGCCTACCCCACCATGGCCCAATCGCAGGCCTGCGTGGACGGCAAGGCCGGCGTGCATGGATGCGAAAACGTGGATCTCCGCGCCCGCCTCGACCGATCGGCGTTGGGTCTGGATCCGGGCGTCCGGCTGAATGACCTGTGGGCGTGGGAGGATGCTGTCAGCGGTCGTGCCTTCGCACTTGTAGGCACCATGGCGGGCATTACCTTCGTCGACGTGACCCAGCCGGACACCCCCCGGGTCGTAGGCCATCTTCCGCGGACACCCGGCTCCGGAACCACCACATGGCGCGACATGAAGGTCATCGGCCACCATATGTTCGTGGTCGCGGACGGATCGGCCTCCGCGTCCCACGGCATGCAGGTGTTCGATCTGACCGCGCTGCGGACGGCGGGTCCGGCTCCGCAGACCTTCCAGGCTTCCACCACCTATACAGGCATCGGGGCGGCCCACAACGTGGTTGCAAATGCATCCACGAACCTGATTGTCATTGTCGGTGCCAACGGAGGAGGCACGACCTGCGGAGGGGGATTGCACCTGGTGGATGTCTCCGATCCCATGAATCCATCCTTTGCCGGGTGCTTCACGGATGGCTCATCCCGTCGCGGGTACTCGCACGACGCCCAGTGCGTGGTCTATGACGGTCCCGACACCGCGCACCGCAATCGGGATATCTGCGTGGGGTACAACGAAGACCGCATTGTGATCTCGGACGTCACGGACCGGCAGTCACCGCGGACGGTCGGCGTCGCCTCGTACCCCGGTTCAGCCTACATCCACCAGGGATGGTTCACGGACGATCACCGGTACCTTATCCAGAACGACGAACTGGACGAGAATGCCTTCGGCCACACGACCCGGACCCGGGTTTTTGATGTGTCGGATCTCGACGACCCGGTCCTGCTGTCCACCTTCTCGTCGCCGAATGCCAGTATTGACCACAACCTGTACGTCAAGGATAACCTCGTTTTCCAGGCCAATTACTCGTCGGGGCTGCAGATCCTGGATATTTCCGATCCGGCGAATCCCGTCCGTTCCGGGTGGTTCGACACCTACCCGGCAGACAACAACGCCAATTTCAATGGGGCTTGGAGCGTCTATCCGTGGCTGTCCAATGGTACCGTGTTGGTCAGTGATCGGGACAACGGTCTGTTCGTACTTGAAGCGACGGAGCAGGGATTGACCACGGTCGACCATCTCGAATTCGAGGCGCGTTCGACCACCATCCGTCTCACCGGGCGGATTGCCAGCGTCCGCGCCCCGGCGTCCCTGGAACTGCGCGTGGGCCGATACGCCGGATATACCACCGAGTCGCGACTGGACGTGACCACCACCGGGCCGTTTACCTTTTCCGTGCCCGATCTCGAGCCCGGACGCTATCCCGTGCAGTTGGTCCTGGTCGAATTGGACGGCCGGGAAACCATCATGGCGGAGGACATCCTGTTCGTGCTGCCGGAATCGCTGGTCCTCCAGGACCCCTTTCCGAATCCCGCCACATCGTCCACCCGCGTGACCGTTCTGTCCAAAGTCGATCAACATGTGCGTGTTGCCCTGTTTGATGCGCGCGGTAGGGAAGTGGAGGTCCTCATGGACTCACCGATGTCAGCACTGTCGGAAGCGGCCCTGTCGGTCGATACGTCATCGCTGGCCGCAGGTCTCTATTATGTCCGCGCAATGGGCGACGGGATGGACCTCGTCCGTACGGTGGTCGTGGCACGATGA
- a CDS encoding beta-propeller fold lactonase family protein, which yields MRILVIGLLLVASGCDLLGDDKTPGPGQVDTIVYSRHIQPVFNNRCTSCHAGDAASAGLRLDTWQHVIAGSSHGEALIAFDAVHSRMIRLLENTADTPHPLNAGGDNLSPDELALLKRWIDEGARNDLGNAPYEQAGDQIYVANQGDRTVSVIDPSFLVVARHFHLDDMGYSDRSAPAHVAVEPDGSLWYVSLTGDNKVVKLTRGGAVLGEVPVEHPELLALNPANGRVYAGRALSVVTPASSIAEIRRSDMSATEIPVVFPRPHALALNFTTNALFSASFDVDQFFSVSTGSREVTISSIEGPSRAFIQFAVRPGEDELWATGQLSDQITVYDISNPLAIVQRQSVDVASDPWHLTFTPDGTRVYVANKGADRVTVFRANTATILAEIEGPGLAQPHGVAVSRDGRHVFVSNRNEDGAYTSRHATGQLHEPGTVVVIDTATNTIVKVLEVGREPAGMGSSVVVPITTGN from the coding sequence ATGAGGATCCTGGTCATCGGTCTGCTTCTTGTGGCCTCCGGGTGCGATCTGCTCGGCGACGACAAGACACCCGGTCCCGGCCAAGTGGATACGATTGTCTATTCCCGCCACATCCAGCCCGTTTTCAACAATCGGTGTACGTCATGTCATGCCGGCGATGCCGCATCGGCCGGGCTGCGCCTGGATACGTGGCAGCACGTGATTGCCGGCTCCAGCCACGGGGAAGCACTCATCGCGTTCGATGCCGTGCACAGTCGGATGATCCGGTTGCTGGAAAACACCGCCGACACGCCGCATCCCCTGAATGCGGGTGGCGACAACCTGAGCCCTGACGAACTGGCCCTCCTCAAGCGATGGATTGACGAAGGGGCCCGTAACGACCTGGGAAACGCGCCGTACGAGCAGGCCGGCGACCAGATCTACGTGGCCAACCAGGGGGACCGGACCGTGTCGGTCATCGACCCCTCCTTCCTCGTGGTGGCGCGGCATTTCCATCTGGACGACATGGGATACAGCGATCGCTCGGCGCCTGCCCATGTGGCCGTGGAGCCGGACGGGTCGCTGTGGTATGTCTCGCTGACGGGCGACAACAAAGTGGTGAAGTTGACCCGGGGTGGTGCGGTCCTCGGGGAAGTACCGGTGGAGCATCCGGAATTGTTGGCCCTGAATCCGGCCAATGGTCGCGTCTATGCCGGACGGGCGCTCTCCGTGGTGACTCCGGCATCCAGTATCGCGGAAATCAGGCGGTCCGACATGTCCGCGACGGAAATCCCGGTTGTCTTTCCGCGTCCCCATGCGCTCGCCCTGAATTTCACGACCAATGCGCTGTTCAGCGCCAGCTTTGATGTGGACCAGTTCTTTTCGGTGTCCACCGGGTCGCGGGAGGTCACGATTTCCTCCATCGAGGGACCCTCAAGGGCCTTCATCCAATTTGCGGTCCGCCCGGGCGAAGACGAATTGTGGGCCACCGGCCAGTTGAGCGACCAGATCACCGTCTACGACATCTCCAATCCACTGGCCATCGTGCAACGGCAATCGGTGGACGTCGCCTCGGATCCCTGGCACCTGACGTTCACGCCGGATGGGACGCGGGTCTATGTGGCCAACAAGGGGGCAGACCGGGTGACTGTATTTCGGGCCAATACCGCCACGATCCTGGCTGAAATCGAGGGCCCCGGATTGGCCCAGCCGCACGGCGTGGCCGTATCCCGGGACGGCCGACATGTATTCGTCTCGAACCGGAATGAAGATGGTGCCTACACGTCCCGCCACGCAACCGGCCAGCTGCATGAGCCGGGGACGGTCGTCGTCATCGACACGGCCACGAACACCATTGTCAAGGTCCTGGAAGTGGGTCGTGAACCGGCCGGAATGGGCTCAAGTGTGGTGGTGCCGATCACGACCGGGAACTGA